A section of the Roseovarius sp. W115 genome encodes:
- a CDS encoding helix-turn-helix transcriptional regulator, with translation MNAEPPRRLDTILEELERASEPSHLQVISEHLRDLFRIDHLVYHWVSAAGDQYGCGTYDPAWVERYLEKEYLRVDPVIKGCYQRFHPVDWKRLDWSGKHTQAFLKEALEYGLGNQGYSVPLRGPNGQFALFTVNHRCDDETWDDFTEKHRRELILCANYFNQKALEFEPDRAPAPARQLSPREVEALTLLALGYGRAQVADTMSISEHTLRVYIESARFKLGATNTVHAIARAISQGLIVI, from the coding sequence ATGAATGCAGAACCGCCCAGGCGGCTGGACACGATACTAGAGGAGCTGGAACGCGCCTCTGAACCATCGCATCTGCAGGTGATCAGCGAACACCTGCGCGATCTCTTTCGCATCGACCATCTGGTTTATCACTGGGTGAGTGCCGCGGGTGATCAATATGGCTGTGGCACATATGATCCTGCGTGGGTCGAAAGGTATCTTGAAAAGGAATATCTACGCGTCGATCCGGTGATAAAGGGGTGTTACCAGAGGTTTCATCCCGTTGACTGGAAGCGGCTGGATTGGTCAGGCAAACACACCCAGGCGTTTTTGAAAGAAGCGTTGGAGTATGGCCTTGGCAATCAGGGGTATTCTGTGCCGTTGCGCGGCCCAAACGGGCAGTTTGCGCTCTTCACGGTGAACCATCGCTGTGACGACGAAACATGGGATGATTTCACCGAAAAGCATCGCCGGGAGCTGATCCTCTGTGCGAATTACTTTAACCAAAAAGCGCTGGAATTCGAGCCGGATCGCGCGCCGGCGCCAGCGCGACAGTTAAGCCCGCGTGAGGTTGAGGCGCTGACGCTTCTGGCGTTGGGGTATGGTCGTGCTCAAGTGGCCGATACCATGTCGATCTCAGAACACACCTTGCGCGTCTACATCGAGTCGGCTCGTTTCAAACTGGGTGCTACCAACACGGTGCACGCGATTGCCCGGGCGATCAGCCAGGGTTTGATCGTGATTTGA